In the genome of Pseudomonas putida, one region contains:
- a CDS encoding NEL-type E3 ubiquitin ligase domain-containing protein, with amino-acid sequence MSDPVLPEGSIDTLFAQRMPDWLIREEGGPQRIDRLRAFRKALSRQENAVAALRPVLAQIPSIEAFAEPLLREKLIQLGEADADLRRSQVCIWRRPPIPSFALMLSLRQFVPSSTQSLLASALHNFHLSETRPVDVRRGYLRTSAGKRMALGFHAFAGRCRELDIGAKYQEKLQAILRPKGGAQAVHRLFQENQQAHLEVAVRRAQLKGELDEDSFQHMLALMMFPSVVPATSSIVVLRHLYLLGVPIHGVVCAEASAPGGGALHSVIVWVPNDPDCPIKRFDSWQQVYDGLARRLANRRYRQFFARFVSEADRVKFFSSLAEQSKDWTHERLATLTGGHEPIEVLPEKTIGERLSTFLADSQIDKIFNDAAVLAVPTGKEDENDRSARLRGYESLGLNVLNIAALFVPVLGEALLPVALVQIADEFYEGYEEWRLGDRQGAIDHVFGVAENLVAGALLVKGGAVAVRALKRVAFVDELSLIRTRQDQVKLFDGTLEGYRLDPASTAVQTPQELRLLHGDDQLYRLSGERDGHIRHPARANVYTPVIEDNGAGGWRHEFERPQTWSGAGTLLRRLSGRLADLSDETARHLLQSTGYSEAQVRQLHLQNLGAPARLLDALEYHQLHRQHPHLGGTALEALFKERQPWPGPTEGKVLRDFPGLSLRCAREICTQATGAEITRLQTSDRLPLALAERARWYLRESRLDRACAGLRLFRATNVDTERLALGLIDTLAPWAADLRIEIREGTLEGPLQAKQGKAQAARLRRIIRSGSRYTLEGQGSEQDLMSSLFSLLSDTQKRTLGVAGQQVGALEDHLAAYASKERGRVATLLGLSDAKTLRPPVRFGDGQAGYLLSGRGAFDSQAIVRGIHRIFPTLSSFELDAYIRELTTRRVGLYEHFSMLSRDLEQLRTTLDAWRSDTSGLFTRLRRRRVADQIRRSWRRKIVDEDGVYILAIDSEPVGSLPTLPQGVRFDHVRRLVLRNMDLTDIDADFLRRFANLRELDLMGNRLERIPPGLEHLGQLRLLDLSRNRIVLDESGEGYLRGLTQLQHLNLSHNSELGRVPELSHLPNLREMRLRAAGLVTLPERLPFAALVDLRSNRIEMLQRDNHLLRHRLERVLLHDNPSSRGGSEGSASSGDVSVAPVRALEGGDTQENLGFQHARVDASLRARWLEEGADEPDRQALWDTLQEEPGSASLFQFLADFASSRDFKRNPQRFRARIWSLLQACAERESLRQRLFTIMDGPRGCDDRLLLTLRHLEVSVLAEQAILGVPKDQVESTLLGLARPLFRFDEIERIAKEHIARLEAEREAQMVLGLETEAVDPVETELAYQVALYEWIGLPLQKDWMHFGRFSRLTKHDVEIAQAQVLSLENDEALIGSLAQRTFWVDYVKARYAQRFDEVHQTSWSQLDALDEHLAAGQILEGEYARRAKEMVEVFNQAERELVKTLAREAYMRAKP; translated from the coding sequence ATGTCTGATCCCGTCCTCCCCGAAGGTTCCATCGACACGTTGTTCGCCCAGCGTATGCCGGACTGGTTGATACGTGAGGAGGGCGGCCCGCAGCGTATCGATCGGCTGCGTGCGTTTCGCAAGGCACTCTCCAGGCAAGAAAACGCAGTGGCTGCCTTGCGCCCGGTGCTGGCGCAGATCCCCTCGATCGAAGCGTTCGCCGAACCGCTGCTGCGGGAAAAGCTCATTCAGTTGGGCGAGGCTGACGCCGACCTGCGGCGCAGCCAGGTGTGTATCTGGCGGCGTCCACCTATTCCCTCGTTTGCACTGATGCTGTCGCTGCGCCAGTTCGTTCCGTCCTCGACGCAGAGCCTGTTGGCGTCTGCGCTACATAACTTCCATCTTTCCGAGACCCGGCCCGTGGACGTGCGCAGAGGGTACCTTCGCACGAGTGCTGGCAAGCGAATGGCCTTGGGTTTTCATGCTTTTGCCGGGCGCTGTCGGGAATTGGACATCGGCGCGAAGTACCAGGAAAAGCTCCAGGCGATTCTAAGGCCCAAAGGCGGTGCGCAGGCTGTGCACCGCCTGTTCCAGGAAAACCAGCAGGCGCATCTGGAAGTGGCGGTGCGCAGGGCGCAACTCAAGGGCGAGCTGGACGAGGACAGTTTCCAGCACATGCTGGCCTTGATGATGTTCCCGTCAGTCGTGCCCGCCACCTCCTCCATCGTCGTGCTCCGGCATTTGTATCTGCTGGGGGTTCCCATTCATGGGGTGGTCTGCGCCGAGGCCAGCGCGCCAGGGGGTGGGGCATTGCACAGCGTGATCGTCTGGGTGCCCAACGATCCAGATTGCCCGATTAAGCGCTTTGATTCATGGCAGCAGGTCTATGACGGTTTGGCCAGGCGGTTGGCCAATCGTCGCTATCGGCAGTTCTTTGCCCGATTCGTCAGCGAAGCCGACCGCGTCAAGTTCTTCAGCAGTCTGGCCGAGCAGTCCAAGGACTGGACGCACGAACGGCTGGCGACCTTGACCGGCGGACACGAGCCGATCGAGGTGCTGCCGGAAAAAACGATCGGTGAGCGGTTGAGCACCTTTCTGGCCGATTCGCAGATCGACAAGATCTTCAATGATGCCGCTGTGCTTGCGGTGCCGACAGGCAAGGAAGACGAAAACGATCGTAGCGCACGGCTACGGGGTTACGAGTCCTTGGGCCTGAACGTGCTCAACATCGCTGCCCTGTTCGTCCCGGTATTGGGAGAGGCGCTGTTGCCCGTGGCCCTGGTGCAGATTGCCGATGAGTTCTACGAAGGTTATGAGGAATGGCGTCTGGGAGATCGTCAAGGCGCCATCGACCATGTCTTTGGCGTAGCCGAAAACCTGGTCGCCGGAGCGCTGCTGGTCAAAGGAGGGGCGGTGGCCGTGCGGGCGCTCAAGCGCGTGGCGTTCGTCGACGAACTCAGCTTGATCCGTACTCGCCAAGATCAGGTGAAACTGTTCGATGGCACGCTCGAAGGCTACCGGCTCGACCCCGCCAGCACAGCTGTGCAGACCCCACAGGAGCTGCGCTTGCTGCATGGCGATGACCAGCTTTATCGCCTGTCCGGCGAGCGCGACGGGCACATCCGTCATCCCGCGCGGGCCAACGTTTACACGCCGGTGATCGAGGACAACGGAGCAGGGGGTTGGCGCCATGAGTTCGAGCGGCCACAAACCTGGAGCGGTGCCGGGACGTTGCTGCGCCGGTTGAGCGGACGCCTGGCTGATCTTTCTGACGAGACGGCCAGGCATCTGCTGCAGTCGACCGGCTACAGTGAAGCGCAGGTCCGTCAGTTGCACCTTCAGAACCTGGGGGCGCCTGCGCGATTGCTCGATGCACTGGAGTACCATCAATTGCATCGACAGCATCCCCATCTGGGAGGTACAGCACTCGAGGCGCTGTTCAAGGAGCGCCAGCCTTGGCCGGGGCCCACTGAAGGCAAAGTGTTGCGGGACTTTCCGGGGTTGTCGCTGCGCTGCGCGCGCGAAATCTGCACCCAGGCCACAGGTGCCGAAATCACCCGTCTGCAAACCAGTGACCGGCTGCCGTTGGCCTTGGCCGAGCGGGCTCGCTGGTACTTGCGAGAGAGCCGTCTAGACCGCGCTTGCGCCGGGTTGCGTCTGTTCAGGGCGACCAATGTCGACACCGAACGTTTGGCGCTTGGTCTGATCGATACGCTGGCACCCTGGGCTGCGGACCTGCGAATCGAGATCCGCGAAGGCACCCTTGAGGGGCCACTGCAGGCCAAACAAGGCAAGGCGCAGGCCGCCAGGCTGAGGCGAATCATCCGCTCCGGTAGTCGGTACACGCTCGAAGGACAGGGCAGCGAGCAGGACTTGATGTCGTCGTTGTTCAGCCTGTTGAGCGATACGCAAAAGCGCACGTTAGGTGTCGCAGGGCAGCAAGTCGGCGCTCTGGAGGACCACTTGGCGGCCTATGCCAGCAAGGAGCGTGGGCGGGTTGCCACATTGCTTGGCCTGAGCGACGCGAAGACGTTGCGTCCTCCGGTGCGCTTTGGCGACGGGCAGGCAGGTTACTTGCTCAGTGGCAGGGGCGCCTTCGACAGCCAGGCCATTGTGCGGGGTATCCATCGCATCTTTCCCACCTTGAGCTCTTTCGAACTCGATGCCTACATCCGCGAACTGACGACGCGTCGGGTAGGGCTATATGAGCACTTTTCGATGTTGTCACGGGATCTGGAGCAATTGCGCACGACCTTGGACGCTTGGCGTAGCGATACCAGCGGACTGTTCACGCGACTGCGTCGGCGTCGGGTCGCCGACCAGATCAGGCGTAGCTGGCGGCGCAAGATCGTCGATGAAGACGGTGTCTATATTCTGGCGATCGACAGCGAACCGGTCGGTAGTTTGCCGACATTGCCCCAAGGCGTGCGGTTCGATCATGTCCGACGGCTGGTGCTGCGCAACATGGACCTGACCGACATCGACGCTGACTTTCTGAGGCGATTCGCCAACCTGCGCGAGCTCGACCTCATGGGGAACCGGCTAGAGCGTATTCCCCCAGGCCTGGAGCATCTTGGACAGCTCAGGCTGCTCGATCTGTCGCGTAATCGAATCGTCCTGGATGAGTCCGGCGAAGGTTATTTGCGTGGCCTGACGCAGCTTCAACATCTCAATCTCAGCCATAACAGCGAACTTGGCCGCGTGCCGGAGCTGAGCCATTTGCCGAATCTGCGCGAGATGCGTTTGCGTGCCGCGGGGCTGGTGACGCTTCCTGAGCGTCTGCCCTTTGCCGCGCTGGTTGACCTGCGCAGCAATCGTATCGAGATGCTGCAGCGAGACAATCACCTGCTGCGCCATCGGCTTGAGCGGGTGCTGTTGCACGATAACCCGTCATCACGAGGTGGCAGCGAGGGCTCTGCCAGTTCGGGCGACGTGTCGGTGGCGCCGGTGAGGGCGCTCGAGGGTGGGGACACCCAGGAGAACCTCGGTTTCCAGCATGCCAGGGTCGATGCTTCACTGCGCGCTCGCTGGTTGGAGGAGGGGGCGGATGAGCCCGACAGGCAAGCCCTCTGGGACACCCTGCAGGAGGAGCCAGGTTCGGCGTCGCTGTTCCAGTTTCTGGCCGACTTTGCCAGCTCCCGGGATTTCAAAAGGAATCCACAGCGTTTTCGCGCGCGTATCTGGTCATTGTTGCAGGCGTGTGCCGAGCGGGAATCGCTGCGCCAGCGGCTGTTCACGATCATGGATGGCCCGCGCGGCTGTGATGACCGATTGTTGCTGACGCTGCGTCACCTGGAGGTGAGCGTGCTGGCGGAGCAGGCCATTCTCGGCGTTCCGAAAGACCAAGTGGAAAGCACGCTGCTCGGCCTGGCTCGGCCATTGTTTCGCTTCGATGAGATCGAGCGGATCGCCAAGGAGCATATCGCCCGCCTGGAGGCTGAACGTGAGGCGCAGATGGTGTTGGGGCTGGAGACGGAGGCAGTGGACCCCGTTGAAACGGAGTTGGCTTATCAAGTCGCGCTCTATGAGTGGATCGGGCTGCCACTGCAAAAGGACTGGATGCATTTCGGGCGTTTTTCCAGGCTGACGAAGCACGACGTCGAGATTGCCCAGGCGCAGGTGCTTTCCCTTGAAAATGATGAAGCGTTGATCGGCTCGCTCGCCCAACGAACGTTCTGGGTGGACTACGTCAAAGCGCGCTATGCGCAGCGCTTCGACGAGGTGCACCAGACGTCATGGTCGCAATTGGATGCGCTCGATGAGCACCTCGCCGCTGGCCAGATCCTGGAAGGGGAATACGCAAGGCGAGCGAAGGAGATGGTCGAGGTATTCAACCAGGCCGAGCGTGAGCTGGTGAAGACGCTGGCCCGGGAGGCATATATGCGCGCCAAGCCCTAG
- a CDS encoding glutamate/aspartate ABC transporter substrate-binding protein, with protein MRIVRQLLGAAIAAAVIASPVMAEELTGTLKKIKDSGTITLGHRDSSIPFSYLAGKPEPVGYSHDIQLAVVDALKKQLGTDIKVRYNLVTSQTRIPLVQNGTVDLECGSTTNNVERQQQVGFSVGIFEVGTRLLTKVKDGQPAYKDFPDLAGKNVVTTAGTTSERILKAMNADKQMKMNVISAKDHGEAFNMLESGRAVAFMMDDALLAGEMAKASKPADWVITGTPQSYEIYGCMVRKGDDAFKKAVDDAIVAYFKSGAVNKSYEKWFQQPIPPKGLNLQFPMSDELKKLIAEPTDKAADEKKS; from the coding sequence ATGCGCATCGTTCGTCAATTGCTGGGCGCCGCCATCGCGGCCGCTGTCATCGCATCGCCTGTCATGGCCGAAGAGCTGACCGGCACCCTGAAGAAGATCAAGGACTCGGGCACCATCACCCTGGGCCACCGCGACTCCTCCATTCCATTTTCCTACCTGGCCGGCAAGCCAGAACCCGTGGGCTACTCCCACGACATCCAGCTGGCCGTCGTCGACGCGCTGAAAAAGCAACTGGGTACGGACATCAAGGTCCGCTACAACCTGGTCACCTCCCAGACCCGCATCCCGCTGGTGCAGAACGGCACCGTGGACCTTGAGTGCGGCTCCACCACCAACAACGTCGAACGCCAGCAGCAAGTTGGCTTCTCGGTCGGTATCTTTGAAGTCGGCACCCGCCTGCTGACCAAAGTCAAGGACGGCCAGCCAGCCTACAAAGACTTCCCGGACCTGGCCGGCAAGAACGTGGTGACCACCGCCGGCACCACCTCCGAGCGCATCCTCAAGGCGATGAACGCCGACAAGCAAATGAAGATGAACGTGATCTCCGCAAAAGACCACGGCGAAGCCTTCAACATGCTCGAAAGCGGCCGCGCCGTGGCCTTCATGATGGACGACGCCCTGCTCGCCGGCGAAATGGCCAAGGCAAGCAAGCCTGCCGACTGGGTCATCACCGGAACCCCGCAGTCCTACGAGATCTATGGCTGCATGGTCCGCAAGGGTGACGATGCGTTCAAGAAGGCAGTGGACGACGCCATCGTGGCGTACTTCAAGTCCGGTGCGGTCAACAAGAGCTACGAGAAGTGGTTCCAACAGCCGATCCCGCCAAAAGGCCTGAACCTTCAGTTCCCGATGAGCGATGAGCTGAAAAAACTGATCGCCGAGCCGACCGACAAGGCGGCGGACGAGAAGAAGTCCTGA
- a CDS encoding amino acid ABC transporter permease produces the protein MNYNWDWGVFFKSTGVGSETYLDWYITGLGWTIVIAVTAWIIALLLGSLLGVMRTVPNRVVSGIATAYVELFRNVPLLVQLFIWYFLVPDLLPESAQEWFKQDLNPTTSALISVVVCLGLFTAARVCEQVRTGIQALPRGQESAGRALGFSLSQIYMNVLLPQAYRIIIPPLTSEFLNVFKNSSVASLIGLMELLAQTKQTAEFSANLFEAFTLATLIYFTLNMGLMLFMRLIEKKVSVPGLISVGGK, from the coding sequence ATGAATTACAACTGGGACTGGGGCGTATTCTTCAAGTCCACCGGCGTAGGCAGCGAAACCTACCTGGACTGGTACATCACCGGCCTGGGCTGGACCATCGTCATTGCCGTGACCGCCTGGATCATCGCCTTGCTGCTGGGCTCGCTGCTCGGTGTGATGCGCACCGTGCCGAACCGCGTGGTATCGGGGATCGCCACCGCCTACGTCGAGCTGTTCCGTAACGTGCCGCTGCTGGTGCAGCTGTTCATCTGGTACTTCCTGGTGCCAGACCTTTTGCCCGAAAGCGCACAGGAATGGTTCAAGCAAGACCTCAACCCGACCACCTCGGCGTTGATCAGCGTGGTCGTCTGCCTAGGCCTGTTCACCGCCGCCCGTGTGTGCGAGCAGGTGCGTACCGGCATCCAGGCCCTGCCGCGCGGCCAGGAGTCGGCGGGCCGGGCGCTGGGCTTCAGCCTGTCGCAGATCTACATGAACGTGCTGCTGCCCCAAGCCTACCGGATCATCATCCCGCCGCTCACCTCGGAATTCCTGAACGTGTTCAAGAACTCCTCCGTGGCATCGCTGATCGGCCTGATGGAACTGCTGGCCCAGACCAAGCAGACCGCCGAGTTCTCCGCCAACCTGTTCGAGGCGTTCACCCTGGCCACCTTGATCTACTTCACCCTGAACATGGGCCTGATGCTGTTCATGCGCCTGATCGAGAAGAAAGTCTCGGTACCCGGCCTGATCTCCGTGGGGGGCAAGTAA
- a CDS encoding amino acid ABC transporter permease, translating to MDMDFSEIIPALPALWEGMVMTLQLMVMGVVGGIVLGTILALMRLSSSKLLSNLAGAYVNYFRSIPLLLVITWFYLAVPFVLRWITGEDTPVGAFTSCVVAFMMFEAAYFCEIVRAGVQSISKGQMGAAQALGMTYGQTMRLIILPQAFRKMTPLLLQQSIILFQDTSLVYTVGLVDFLNSARSNGDIIGRSHEFLIFAGVVYFLISFSASWLVKRLQKRITV from the coding sequence ATGGACATGGATTTCAGCGAAATCATCCCCGCCCTGCCAGCCCTCTGGGAAGGCATGGTGATGACCCTCCAACTGATGGTCATGGGCGTGGTCGGCGGTATCGTGCTGGGTACGATCCTGGCGCTGATGCGTCTGTCGTCGAGCAAGCTGCTGTCGAACCTGGCTGGCGCCTACGTCAACTACTTCCGCTCCATCCCGCTGCTGTTGGTGATCACCTGGTTCTACCTGGCGGTCCCGTTCGTACTGCGTTGGATCACCGGCGAGGACACGCCGGTCGGCGCCTTCACCTCTTGCGTGGTGGCGTTCATGATGTTCGAGGCCGCCTACTTCTGTGAGATCGTGCGGGCCGGCGTGCAATCGATCTCCAAGGGCCAGATGGGCGCCGCCCAGGCGCTGGGCATGACCTATGGCCAGACCATGCGTCTGATCATCCTGCCCCAAGCGTTTCGCAAGATGACCCCACTGTTGCTGCAGCAGAGCATCATCCTGTTCCAGGACACCTCGCTGGTCTACACCGTGGGCCTGGTGGACTTCCTCAACTCGGCACGCTCCAACGGCGACATCATCGGACGCTCCCATGAGTTCCTGATCTTCGCCGGGGTCGTGTACTTCCTCATCAGCTTCTCCGCTTCGTGGCTGGTCAAGCGCCTGCAAAAAAGGATCACCGTATGA
- a CDS encoding amino acid ABC transporter ATP-binding protein, translating into MISIKNVNKWYGDFQVLTDCSTEVKKGEVVVVCGPSGSGKSTLIKCVNALEPFQKGDIVVDGTSIADPKTNLPKLRSRVGMVFQHFELFPHLSITENLTIAQRKVLGRSEAEATKKGLALLDRVGLGAHAKKHPGQLSGGQQQRVAIARALSMDPIVMLFDEPTSALDPEMVNEVLDVMVELAHEGMTMMCVTHEMGFARKVANRVIFMDKGSIIEDCQKEDFFGNPEGRHERTQHFLSKILQH; encoded by the coding sequence ATGATTTCCATCAAGAACGTCAACAAGTGGTACGGGGACTTCCAGGTGCTGACCGATTGCAGCACCGAGGTCAAGAAAGGTGAAGTGGTGGTGGTCTGCGGGCCATCCGGCTCGGGCAAGTCCACGCTGATCAAGTGCGTCAACGCGCTGGAGCCGTTCCAAAAGGGCGACATCGTGGTCGACGGTACCTCCATCGCCGACCCGAAGACCAACCTGCCCAAGCTGCGTTCGCGGGTCGGCATGGTATTCCAGCACTTTGAGCTCTTCCCGCACCTGTCGATCACTGAGAACCTGACCATCGCCCAGCGCAAGGTACTGGGACGCAGCGAGGCCGAAGCCACCAAGAAAGGCCTTGCCCTGCTCGACCGCGTGGGCCTGGGCGCCCATGCCAAGAAGCATCCTGGCCAGCTTTCCGGCGGCCAGCAGCAGCGTGTGGCGATCGCTCGCGCACTGTCGATGGACCCGATCGTCATGCTGTTCGACGAACCGACCTCGGCGCTGGACCCGGAAATGGTCAACGAAGTGCTGGACGTGATGGTCGAGTTGGCCCACGAAGGCATGACCATGATGTGCGTGACCCACGAGATGGGCTTTGCCCGCAAAGTCGCCAACCGAGTGATCTTCATGGACAAGGGCAGCATCATCGAGGATTGCCAGAAAGAAGACTTCTTCGGCAACCCTGAAGGCCGCCACGAGCGCACCCAGCACTTCCTCAGCAAGATCCTGCAGCACTGA
- a CDS encoding sensor histidine kinase encodes MKCDPSLLRPAQPAVKSRLIRQLLLPPLIILLMVGLGMAGYLISESNGIRALSENGERQLELHARTVESEISKYTYLPSLLELEDSVSKLLTDPEAGYRQTVNEYLEGLNRRSRSRAIFVLDTTGRVQATSNWRDADSFLGEDLSFRAYFQDAVRGEPGRFYGIGSTTGEAGYYLAHGLEEHGKIIGVAVVKVRLDTLEERWQRARLEAFVSDENGIIILSSDPARRLKSVRPLTPQIKERLARSLQYYWWPLNELQPLARETLSDGVEKLTFPANSETGQGKPRKMAYLAQTRRLVDTPWHFTLLTPLQDLHRESMVQGILAGVAFALLTILAIAWNERRKVIATRLAAREALEEANSQLERRITERTADLRASNERLKGQIRERRHAEQTLRHAQDELVQAGKLAAIGQMSTSIAHELNQPLAALRTLSGNTVRFLERGALETASTNLRTMNDLIDRMGRITASLRSFARRGDDSGQASLGKAVDASLQVLANRIAGCKLQLHSQFDDQQLAIDQTRLEQILVNLIGNALDAMANQSTPQLWLEGELQGDKYRLRVRDNGHGIDAEARKHLFEPFFTTKPGEHGLGLGLTLSASLAAAAKGSLSVEHPASGGTAFVLALPLATPTGKSVEPL; translated from the coding sequence ATGAAATGCGACCCCTCGCTCCTTCGCCCTGCCCAACCCGCCGTGAAATCCCGCCTGATCCGTCAATTGCTGCTGCCGCCTCTGATCATCCTACTGATGGTCGGCCTGGGCATGGCTGGCTATCTGATCAGCGAGAGCAATGGCATCCGCGCCCTGAGCGAGAACGGCGAACGCCAGCTGGAGCTGCACGCGCGCACCGTCGAGAGCGAGATCAGCAAGTACACCTACCTGCCGAGCCTCCTGGAACTCGAAGACAGCGTCTCCAAGTTGCTCACAGACCCTGAGGCGGGCTACCGCCAGACCGTCAACGAATACCTCGAGGGCCTGAACCGCCGCAGCCGCAGCCGGGCCATCTTCGTGCTGGACACCACCGGTCGTGTCCAGGCCACCAGTAATTGGCGCGACGCCGACTCCTTCCTCGGCGAGGATTTGTCGTTTCGCGCCTATTTCCAGGACGCCGTGCGCGGCGAGCCTGGCCGCTTCTATGGCATCGGCAGCACCACCGGCGAAGCAGGCTACTATCTGGCCCACGGGCTGGAGGAGCACGGCAAGATCATCGGTGTGGCGGTGGTCAAGGTGCGCCTGGACACCCTCGAAGAACGCTGGCAACGCGCCCGCCTGGAAGCCTTCGTCAGCGACGAGAACGGCATCATCATTCTTTCCAGCGACCCGGCACGCCGGCTCAAGTCGGTGCGCCCGCTGACCCCGCAGATCAAAGAGCGCCTGGCGCGCAGCCTGCAGTACTACTGGTGGCCGCTGAACGAGCTGCAGCCCTTGGCGCGGGAGACCCTGTCCGATGGCGTGGAGAAGCTGACCTTCCCCGCCAACAGCGAGACCGGCCAAGGCAAACCTCGCAAGATGGCCTACCTGGCCCAGACCCGGCGCCTGGTGGATACCCCCTGGCACTTCACGTTGCTCACCCCGCTGCAGGACCTGCACCGCGAATCCATGGTCCAGGGCATCCTGGCAGGCGTGGCCTTCGCCCTGCTGACCATCCTGGCGATCGCCTGGAACGAGCGACGCAAGGTGATCGCCACCCGCCTGGCCGCCCGCGAAGCCCTCGAAGAAGCCAATAGCCAGCTTGAGCGGCGCATCACCGAACGCACCGCCGATCTGCGCGCCAGCAACGAACGGCTCAAGGGGCAGATCCGCGAACGTCGGCACGCCGAGCAGACCCTGCGCCACGCCCAGGACGAGCTGGTCCAGGCCGGCAAGCTCGCGGCCATCGGGCAGATGTCCACCAGCATCGCCCACGAATTGAACCAGCCCCTGGCCGCACTGCGCACCCTGTCGGGCAACACCGTGCGCTTCCTCGAGCGCGGCGCCCTGGAGACCGCCAGCACCAACCTGCGTACCATGAACGACCTGATCGACCGCATGGGTCGTATCACCGCCAGCCTGCGCTCTTTCGCAAGGCGTGGCGATGACAGTGGCCAGGCCTCGTTGGGCAAGGCCGTGGATGCCTCCTTGCAAGTGCTGGCCAACCGCATCGCCGGCTGCAAGCTGCAACTGCACAGCCAATTCGACGACCAGCAACTGGCTATCGACCAGACCCGCCTGGAGCAGATTCTGGTCAACCTAATCGGCAACGCCCTGGACGCCATGGCCAACCAGTCAACCCCGCAGCTTTGGCTCGAGGGCGAGCTGCAAGGCGACAAATACCGCCTACGGGTGCGCGATAATGGCCATGGCATCGATGCCGAGGCGCGCAAGCACCTGTTCGAGCCTTTCTTCACCACCAAACCGGGCGAGCATGGCCTGGGCCTGGGCCTGACTCTTTCGGCGAGCCTTGCCGCCGCCGCCAAGGGTTCGCTGAGCGTCGAGCACCCCGCCAGCGGCGGGACCGCCTTCGTGCTCGCCCTGCCCTTGGCCACGCCCACCGGCAAATCGGTAGAACCTCTATGA
- a CDS encoding sigma-54-dependent transcriptional regulator, protein MNQVPLTVLIVEDDPHVLLGCQQALALEDIACEGVGSAEQALERIGDDFAGIVVSDIRLPGMDGLELLGRLKARDRSLPVVLITGHGDIDMAVGAMRTGAYDFMEKPFSPERLVDVVRRALEQRGLSREVHALRRQLAGHSSLEGRIIGRSPAMQNLRELIANVADTSANVLIEGETGTGKELVARCLHDFSRRQGQPFVALNCGGLPENLFESEIFGHEANAFTGAGKRRIGKIEHANGGTLFLDEVESMPINLQIKLLRVLQERTLERLGSNQSIPVDCRVIAATKSDLDAMGQSGQFRSDLYYRLNVVTLELPPLRERREDILQLFEHFLEQSALRFDREVPELDSQTLSRLMAHDWPGNVRELRNVAERYALGLPAFKKSASGASQGLGFAEAVEAFERNLLSDALQRTGGNLSQASQELGMAKTTLFDKVKKYGLN, encoded by the coding sequence ATGAACCAAGTGCCCTTGACTGTCCTGATCGTCGAAGACGACCCCCATGTGCTGCTGGGCTGCCAGCAGGCCCTGGCCTTGGAAGACATCGCCTGCGAAGGCGTGGGCAGCGCCGAGCAGGCCCTGGAACGCATCGGCGATGATTTCGCCGGCATCGTCGTCAGCGACATCCGCCTGCCCGGCATGGATGGCCTGGAGCTGCTCGGCCGGCTCAAGGCCCGCGACCGCAGCCTGCCGGTGGTGCTGATCACCGGCCACGGCGACATCGACATGGCGGTCGGGGCCATGCGCACTGGCGCCTACGACTTCATGGAAAAGCCCTTCTCTCCCGAGCGTCTGGTGGATGTGGTCCGTCGCGCCCTGGAGCAACGCGGCCTGTCCCGCGAAGTCCATGCGCTGCGCCGCCAACTGGCCGGCCACAGCTCCCTGGAAGGTCGCATCATTGGCCGCTCGCCGGCGATGCAGAACCTGCGCGAACTGATCGCCAACGTGGCCGACACGTCGGCCAACGTGCTGATCGAAGGCGAGACCGGCACCGGCAAGGAGCTGGTCGCCCGCTGCCTGCATGATTTCAGCCGTCGCCAGGGCCAGCCGTTCGTGGCACTCAACTGCGGTGGCCTGCCGGAGAACCTGTTCGAAAGCGAGATCTTCGGCCACGAGGCCAATGCCTTCACCGGCGCCGGCAAGCGGCGCATCGGCAAGATCGAACATGCCAATGGCGGGACGTTGTTTCTCGATGAAGTCGAGAGCATGCCGATCAACCTGCAGATCAAACTGCTGCGCGTGTTGCAGGAGCGCACACTCGAACGCCTGGGCTCGAACCAGAGCATCCCGGTGGACTGCCGGGTGATCGCGGCGACCAAGTCGGACCTGGACGCCATGGGCCAGAGCGGGCAGTTTCGCAGCGACCTGTACTACCGCCTGAACGTCGTGACCCTGGAGCTGCCGCCTCTGCGCGAACGCCGCGAGGACATCCTGCAGCTGTTCGAGCACTTCCTGGAGCAGTCAGCGCTGCGCTTCGACCGCGAGGTTCCGGAGCTAGACAGCCAGACCCTGTCACGGCTGATGGCCCACGACTGGCCTGGCAACGTCCGCGAACTGCGCAATGTCGCCGAGCGCTATGCCTTGGGTCTGCCGGCGTTCAAGAAGAGCGCCAGTGGCGCCAGCCAGGGCCTGGGCTTTGCCGAGGCGGTGGAGGCTTTCGAACGCAACCTGCTCAGCGACGCCCTGCAACGCACCGGCGGCAACCTCAGCCAAGCCAGCCAGGAGCTGGGCATGGCCAAGACCACGCTGTTCGACAAAGTGAAGAAGTACGGCCTCAACTGA